In Myxococcus fulvus, one genomic interval encodes:
- a CDS encoding MFS transporter: MRLPASRLALLGVLYFVQGLPFGFQATALPVYLRGQGVSLTALGFAGVLALPWGLKVLWAPLVDRYSSSRIGRRKSWILPMQAGLTLTCMAAGMLVSDGGSLKVLLGLILVMNLFAATQDIAVDGLAVDLLRPQELGLGNTVQVVGYKLGMLTGGGLLVWASKYLGWPGLFHGMALLCAVALGVTLLYREAPSRERDAEPTARVEAKTGSWRQWFAVFLTAVRQPGIGWVLLFIGTYKFGETMADVLYKPFLVDAGIPAWQIGQWVGTWGNAASILGSVTGGVLATRMPILGALSLTASLRVLPLMGRWWLATHGVSDAGVIGVTLAEELVGGALTTVMFAFMMSRVDRRIGASHYTLMASIEVWGKAPAAPLAGWLADSTHGLALGYGPVFLLGAGLSVAFLALLIPIRHLQARFVTDVSHENSASQARDESPPVESGTR; the protein is encoded by the coding sequence ATGAGACTCCCCGCCTCCCGGCTCGCACTGCTCGGCGTCCTCTACTTCGTGCAGGGACTGCCCTTCGGCTTCCAGGCCACCGCGCTGCCCGTCTACCTGCGCGGGCAGGGTGTATCGCTCACCGCGCTGGGCTTCGCGGGGGTGCTCGCGCTGCCCTGGGGACTCAAGGTGCTCTGGGCGCCGCTGGTGGACCGCTACTCCTCGTCGCGCATCGGTCGACGCAAGTCGTGGATCCTCCCCATGCAGGCGGGCCTGACGCTCACGTGCATGGCGGCGGGCATGCTCGTGTCGGACGGCGGCTCGCTGAAGGTGCTGCTCGGGCTCATCCTGGTGATGAACCTCTTCGCCGCGACCCAGGACATCGCCGTGGACGGGCTCGCGGTGGACCTGCTGCGCCCCCAGGAACTGGGCCTGGGCAACACCGTGCAGGTCGTGGGCTACAAGCTGGGGATGCTCACCGGTGGCGGGTTGCTCGTCTGGGCCAGCAAGTACCTGGGCTGGCCGGGCCTGTTCCACGGCATGGCCTTGCTGTGTGCCGTCGCGCTCGGCGTGACGCTCCTGTATCGCGAGGCGCCTTCGCGTGAGCGCGACGCCGAGCCCACCGCGCGCGTCGAGGCGAAGACCGGGAGCTGGCGACAGTGGTTCGCGGTGTTCCTCACGGCGGTGCGTCAGCCGGGCATCGGCTGGGTGCTGCTCTTCATCGGCACGTACAAGTTCGGCGAGACGATGGCGGACGTGCTCTACAAGCCCTTCCTCGTCGACGCGGGCATCCCCGCCTGGCAGATAGGCCAGTGGGTCGGGACGTGGGGCAACGCCGCGTCCATCCTCGGCTCCGTGACAGGTGGCGTGCTCGCCACGCGCATGCCCATCCTCGGGGCCTTGTCCCTCACCGCGTCGCTGCGCGTGCTGCCGCTGATGGGGCGTTGGTGGCTGGCCACCCATGGCGTCAGCGACGCGGGCGTCATCGGCGTGACGCTCGCGGAGGAGCTCGTCGGCGGCGCGCTCACCACCGTGATGTTCGCGTTCATGATGTCGCGCGTGGACCGGCGCATCGGCGCGTCACACTACACACTGATGGCCAGCATCGAGGTCTGGGGCAAGGCGCCCGCCGCGCCCCTCGCGGGATGGCTCGCGGACTCCACCCACGGGCTCGCGCTGGGTTATGGCCCCGTGTTCCTGCTCGGCGCCGGACTGTCCGTCGCGTTCCTCGCGCTGCTGATTCCCATCCGGCATCTCCAGGCGCGCTTCGTCACGGATGTGTCACACGAAAACAGCGCATCCCAGGCTCGCGACGAGAGCCCTCCCGTGGAATCCGGCACACGCTGA
- a CDS encoding zinc-dependent alcohol dehydrogenase, producing the protein MRALTYQGPFRVRVENKPDPRLEHPQDVILRVTKTAICGSDLHLLHGLVPDTRVGHTFGHEFTGVVEETGTEVSQLRKGDRVVVPFNISCGGCFYCERGLTALCENSNPSSDVACGVYGYSHTTGGYDGGQAEYVRVPYADVGPLKIPDDMEDEEVLFLGDILPTGYMGAEMGEIKGGETVVVFGAGPVGLFAMRSAWLMGAGRVVAVDCVQYRLDFAERFAKVETVNFQEVGDVVAYLKEMFEGRGPDVCIDAVGMEAEGSTTHRVMGLGMKLEAGAPTVLSWCIDAVRKGGNVSIVGVYGPPWNVMPIGTAMNKGLTLRMNQCNVRRYMPHLLKHIREGRIDAKAIITHRFGLEDAPEAYHLFAQKRDGCVKCVLTPGHA; encoded by the coding sequence ATGCGAGCATTGACCTACCAGGGACCCTTCAGGGTCCGAGTGGAGAACAAGCCGGACCCCCGGCTGGAGCATCCCCAAGACGTCATCCTGCGGGTGACCAAGACGGCCATCTGTGGCTCGGACCTGCACCTGTTGCACGGGTTGGTCCCGGACACGCGGGTGGGCCACACCTTCGGGCACGAGTTCACCGGCGTGGTGGAGGAGACGGGCACGGAGGTCTCCCAACTGCGCAAGGGCGACCGCGTGGTGGTGCCCTTCAACATCTCCTGCGGCGGCTGCTTCTACTGCGAGCGCGGCCTCACGGCGCTGTGTGAGAACAGCAACCCCTCCAGCGACGTGGCGTGCGGCGTGTATGGCTATTCGCACACGACGGGCGGCTACGACGGGGGCCAGGCCGAGTACGTGCGCGTGCCGTACGCGGACGTGGGGCCCTTGAAGATTCCGGACGACATGGAGGACGAGGAGGTGCTGTTCCTCGGCGACATCCTGCCGACGGGCTACATGGGCGCGGAGATGGGCGAAATCAAGGGCGGCGAGACGGTGGTCGTCTTCGGCGCGGGCCCGGTGGGGCTGTTCGCCATGCGCTCGGCGTGGCTGATGGGCGCGGGCCGCGTGGTGGCGGTGGACTGCGTGCAGTACCGGCTCGACTTCGCGGAGCGGTTCGCGAAGGTGGAGACGGTGAACTTCCAGGAGGTGGGGGACGTCGTCGCCTACCTCAAGGAGATGTTCGAGGGCCGGGGCCCGGACGTGTGCATCGACGCGGTGGGCATGGAGGCCGAGGGCTCCACGACGCACCGGGTGATGGGGCTGGGGATGAAGCTGGAGGCGGGGGCTCCCACGGTGCTCTCGTGGTGCATCGACGCCGTGCGCAAGGGCGGCAATGTCTCCATCGTCGGCGTGTATGGACCGCCGTGGAACGTGATGCCGATTGGCACCGCGATGAACAAGGGGCTCACGCTGCGGATGAACCAATGCAACGTGCGCCGCTACATGCCGCACCTCCTGAAGCACATCCGCGAGGGGCGCATTGATGCGAAGGCCATCATCACCCATCGGTTCGGGTTGGAGGATGCGCCGGAGGCCTACCACCTGTTCGCCCAGAAGCGTGACGGCTGCGTCAAGTGCGTCCTCACGCCGGGCCATGCGTGA
- a CDS encoding APC family permease, which translates to MREQPASREQSTPGAARPLPSLRVLDVVALTVGVVLGAGIFKAPSLVAEQSASGAQMLLAWGLGGVASLVGALCYAELASAWPHPGGDYHYLYRALGRGPAFLFAWARLTIIPTGSIALLAFVFGDYASQLFSLGPASSSLYAAAMVVGLTAVNVAGVRQGTRTQNLLTLLEVLGVLAVILAGLVLAPPAAQTATTVPAAPSGTSWGLAMVFVLLTYGGWNEVAYLSAEMKRSRRGLAWALLVSIGVVTLLYLLVNLAYLRGLGLEGMAASEAVAADVMQRALGSTGAVVLSILIALSALTSANATVLTGARTQYAFGKDSLLFNALGQWHARANTPTRALLVQGAISLALVGLGALTRQGFQTMVEYTAPVFWLFFLLTGVSLLVLRVREPDAPRPFRVPLYPLTPLLFIAVCGYVLYSSLAYTGLGAVAGLVVLAVGGVLLAVEVARGRRSPRGVGMRARPFDSPKEAT; encoded by the coding sequence ATGCGTGAGCAGCCAGCCAGCCGCGAGCAGTCGACCCCCGGAGCCGCCAGGCCACTGCCCTCGCTGCGCGTGCTCGACGTGGTGGCGCTCACCGTCGGCGTCGTGCTGGGCGCGGGCATCTTCAAGGCGCCCTCGCTCGTGGCGGAGCAGTCCGCGAGCGGCGCGCAGATGCTGCTCGCCTGGGGGCTGGGAGGCGTGGCCTCCCTCGTGGGCGCGCTCTGCTACGCGGAGCTCGCCAGCGCCTGGCCGCACCCCGGCGGCGACTACCACTACCTCTACCGGGCGCTGGGCCGTGGGCCCGCCTTCCTCTTCGCGTGGGCCCGGCTCACCATCATCCCCACGGGCTCCATCGCGCTGTTGGCCTTCGTCTTCGGCGACTACGCCTCGCAGCTCTTCTCCCTCGGCCCCGCGTCCTCATCCCTCTACGCGGCGGCCATGGTGGTGGGGCTGACGGCCGTGAATGTCGCGGGCGTGCGGCAGGGAACGCGGACCCAGAACCTGCTCACCCTGCTGGAGGTGCTCGGCGTGCTCGCCGTCATCCTCGCGGGGCTCGTGCTGGCGCCTCCCGCCGCGCAGACCGCGACCACCGTGCCAGCCGCGCCCTCGGGTACGTCCTGGGGCCTCGCCATGGTCTTCGTCCTGCTCACCTACGGCGGCTGGAACGAGGTGGCATATCTGTCCGCCGAGATGAAGCGCTCGCGGCGCGGGCTCGCATGGGCGCTGCTCGTGAGCATCGGCGTGGTGACGCTCCTGTACCTGCTCGTCAACCTGGCGTACCTGCGCGGCCTGGGACTGGAGGGCATGGCCGCGTCCGAGGCGGTGGCCGCGGACGTGATGCAGCGAGCCCTGGGGAGCACGGGCGCCGTGGTGCTCTCCATCCTCATCGCCCTGTCCGCGCTGACCTCCGCCAACGCCACCGTGCTCACGGGCGCGCGGACCCAGTATGCCTTTGGCAAGGACAGCCTGTTGTTCAACGCCCTGGGGCAATGGCACGCACGCGCGAACACGCCGACGCGCGCGTTGCTCGTGCAGGGGGCGATATCGCTCGCGCTGGTGGGACTGGGCGCGCTGACCCGCCAGGGCTTCCAGACGATGGTGGAATACACCGCGCCCGTCTTCTGGCTGTTCTTCCTGCTCACCGGCGTGTCGCTGCTGGTGCTCCGCGTTCGAGAGCCGGACGCGCCGCGCCCCTTCCGCGTCCCGCTCTATCCGCTGACGCCGCTCCTGTTCATCGCCGTGTGCGGCTACGTCCTCTACTCCAGCCTGGCCTACACGGGCCTGGGCGCGGTGGCGGGGCTCGTCGTGCTCGCCGTCGGCGGCGTGCTGCTCGCGGTGGAGGTGGCGCGAGGCCGGCGCTCCCCCCGAGGCGTCGGCATGCGCGCGCGCCCGTTCGACTCACCCAAGGAGGCCACATGA